The following are encoded together in the Carassius auratus strain Wakin chromosome 34, ASM336829v1, whole genome shotgun sequence genome:
- the LOC113053699 gene encoding carboxy-terminal domain RNA polymerase II polypeptide A small phosphatase 1-like isoform X3, which translates to MGFALKMVKSMVNFHIGLVHLDTALCWTAALSTVPAKPLLPQIKSKDVGKICVVIDLDETLVHSSFKPVNNADFIIPVEIDGTVHQVYVLKRPHVDEFLKRMGELFECVLFTASLAKYADPVSDLLDKWGAFRSRLFRESCVFHRGNYVKDLSRLGRDLNKVIIVDNSPASYIFHPDNAVPVASWFDDMSDTELLDLIPFFERLSKVDNVYTVLKQQRTTS; encoded by the exons ATGGGATTTGCTTTGAAAATGGTCAAATCAATGGTGAATTTTCATATCGGTCTTGTTCATCTGGATACAGCTCTTTGTTGGACAGCTgctctgagcaca gTCCCAGCCAAGCCACTTCTTCCACAGATAAAGTCTAAAGATGTAGGGAAGATCTGTGTAGTCATTGATCTGGATGAAACACTAGTCCACAGTTCATTCAAG cCGGTAAACAATGCTGACTTTATCATTCCAGTGGAAATTGATGGAACAGTACATCAG GTGTATGTGTTGAAGAGACCTCATGTTGACGAGTTTCTCAAACGGATGGGTGAACTGTTCGAGTGCGTGTTGTTCACTGCAAGCTTAGCCAAG TATGCTGATCCCGTCTCGGATCTGCTGGACAAGTGGGGAGCTTTCCGAAGCCGTCTTTTCCGGGAATCTTGTGTGTTCCACCGTGGAAATTATGTCAAGGACCTAAGCCGTCTAGGCAGGGATCTTAACAAAGTCATCATTGTGGACAACTCGCCAGCCTCCTACATCTTCCACCCAGACAATGCT GTACCTGTAGCCTCCTGGTTTGATGACATGTCTGACACAGAGCTGCTGGATCTCATCCCTTTCTTTGAGAGACTGAGTAAAGTGGATAATGTCTACACTGTGCTGAAGCAGCAGAGGACTACTAGCTAG
- the LOC113053699 gene encoding uncharacterized protein LOC113053699 isoform X1 produces the protein MSTCTLLLVSQAGCGLNEPLQISDSPCRLSGESKLMGECLECFPSSDICQGFGERMSFAESNITKYLESSAFFKSKHSEVNMPAELCFDHSEVSGQRNPKKENQPLERAAELSTEQEALFETTAHQSAIEVKDADGICFENGQINGEFSYRSCSSGYSSLLDSCSEHSECFEISSSSVDLVDISQNALSIAFEISDQSEISEHDAEQLTLSEMSLDDCESFQQDDPEQIILTEMRLGNCNSFKQYDAVQLNSSEMSSDLCEFILQDDAEPVKYSPDCLHLDNAEEINLSQMNLDDCETLPQDDAELVTERDLCDSFPQVNVESSQLYHSDHEMLSECDGGFQEQCRKCENGSPEDSISDQNGVVELDSEDCETSKQSEPNNQNKLEKYHATHFESTELCQDYIKSKPSDHCVSLEHTQLTGQMDTADDRVLLNSLDDWTCSHETFDCSWTFDSTTKGHQDCNELSEPSESSLCFKVLEQCTSCGMSFEKGYVREQCTPAVPTDHSEGPHQSRLAEESSRTHSSVFHIPEVTKENLANHSSRTEVRKPSQSDAMFSGSMETFEARWLSRFLADLLRHNKETSSLAAEILESNGGVEIPEVVDCKREVQALDTCRKLCRKCDEMETGKLCNDETPQSFQLADDEEVKFEHHSNVVISLDTATTAAGSSDESSEEEYGDCVDGKSQGSSETESFKSFVESESFEIFSDQPCDKENLTEDDEYLIQILQPDEYLDEGKEKNYSMYTQERLGACEEVCEIDSKRQVTGKESSKTYAEAVAVGLDLGQIHECAKPDEVHETEDYGPGFMDECFLLYSEGRFDELCHKNGEVIEPHVDMDVQGSCVAAVQAYGLKEGVENAFDSISDDSTGLCAVKDTFKGAETSESPVEESTLLETEVSQGLTENYTSENTENIQDLSSVVEINELKEINSDFDETEGAHGPCCGEIETTEDDETNLFDFEDVMGCSEERDEGRETPTADQLVSFASGEQSKAETGTLWVSDGQQEANTEPKDPCGLLDPPGADGLSEQHQKNDKLEELMHQVARSETSEQDTLFKSDQKNCEQSHSYEESDVSEDEEYPEDCDCEFCLPPRDQVPAKPLLPQIKSKDVGKICVVIDLDETLVHSSFKPVNNADFIIPVEIDGTVHQVYVLKRPHVDEFLKRMGELFECVLFTASLAKYADPVSDLLDKWGAFRSRLFRESCVFHRGNYVKDLSRLGRDLNKVIIVDNSPASYIFHPDNAVPVASWFDDMSDTELLDLIPFFERLSKVDNVYTVLKQQRTTS, from the exons ATGTCAACGTGCACATTGCTGCTGGTGTCTCAGGCAGGCTGTGGGCTCAACGAACCCCTTCAGATCTCTGACTCTCCTTGCAGGCTCTCTGGAGAAAGCAAACTTATGGGAGAATGTTTGGAGTGTTTCccttcttctgacatttgccagGGTTTTGGAGAACGGATGTCTTTTGCCGAAAGCAACATTACTAAATACTTGGAATCCTCTGCCTTTTTTAAAAGCAAGCACTCTGAAGTAAACATGCCCGCTGAACTATGCTTTGACCATTCTGAGGTCTCTGGACAAAGAAATCCTAAAAAGGAAAACCAGCCTTTGGAACGTGCTGCAGAATTGAGCACAGAACAAGAAGCACTTTTTGAAACCACGGCACACCAAAGTGCCATCGAGGTGAAAGACGCTGATGGGATTTGCTTTGAAAATGGTCAAATCAATGGTGAATTTTCATATCGGTCTTGTTCATCTGGATACAGCTCTTTGTTGGACAGCTgctctgagcacagtgagtgttTTGAAATAAGCAGTTCCTCAGTTGACTTGGTTGACATAAGCCAAAATGCACTTAGCATTGCATTCGAGATAAGTGATCAAAGTGAGATTTCTGAACATGATGCTGAACAGTTAACTTTATCTGAGATGAGCCTAGATGATTGTGAGTCTTTTCAACAAGATGATCCAGAACAGATCATTTTAACTGAGATGAGACTAGGTAATTGTAACTCTTTTAAACAATATGATGCAGTACAGTTAAACTCATCGGAGATGAGCTCAGACCTTTGTGAGTTTATTCTGCAAGATGATGCAGAACCGGTAAAGTATAGCCCAGACTGTTTGCACCTTGATAATGCAGAAGAAATCAATTTGTCCCAGATGAACTTAGATGATTGTGAAACTTTACCACAAGATGATGCAGAACTAGTAACGGAGAGAGATCTTTGTGATTCTTTTCCACAAGTTAATGTTGAGTCCTCACAATTATATCATTCAGATCATGAAATGCTTTCTGAATGTGATGGAGGGTTTCAGGAACAGTGCAGAAAGTGTGAAAACGGCAGTCCTGAAGACAGTATATCTGATCAAAATGGTGTAGTTGAACTAGATTCTGAAGACTGCGAGACATCTAAACAGTCTGAACCTAACAATCAAAACAAGCTTGAGAAATACCATGCCACACATTTTGAATCCACTGAACTGTGTCAGGACTATATAAAAAGTAAGCCATCTGACCACTGTGTGTCCCTTGAGCACACACAGCTTACTGGGCAAATGGACACCGCTGATGACAGAGTTCTGTTAAACAGCCTAGATGATTGGACTTGTTCACATGAGACCTTTGATTGTAGTTGGACCTTTGACTCCACAACTAAAGGGCATCAGGACTGTAACGAACTCTCTGAGCCCAGCGAATCCTCTCTATGTTTTAAGGTTTTAGAGCAATGCACAAGCTGTGGGATGAGTTTTGAGAAAGGTTATGTGCGTGAACAATGCACTCCCGCTGTACCCACTGACCATTCTGAGGGCCCACATCAAAGCAGACTTGCAGAAGAGTCTTCAAGAACACACAGCTCTGTCTTTCACATCCCTGAAGTTACCAAAGAAAATTTGGCTAATCATAGCAGCAGAACTGAGGTAAGGAAACCATCTCAGTCCGATGCCATGTTTTCTGGATCAATGGAAACCTTTGAAGCTCGTTGGCTTTCTCGGTTTCTTGCTGATCTTTTGAGGCATAATAAGGAGACTTCAAGTCTTGCTGCTGAAATCCTTGAGTCAAATGGAGGGGTAGAAATCCCTGAAGTCGTAGATTGCAAGCGTGAAGTTCAAGCTTTGGATACATGTAGGAAGCTATGTAGAAAGTGTGATGAGATGGAGACCGGGAAATTGTGTAATGATGAAACTCCTCAATCTTTTCAACTTGCTGATGATGAGGAGGTTAAGTTTGAACACCACTCGAATGTGGTCATCTCCCTGGATACAGCGACCACAGCAGCAGGTTCTTCAGATGAATCAAGCGAGGAGGAGTATGGTGACTGCGTGGATGGTAAAAGTCAAGGTAGCTCTGAAACTgaatcattcaaaagttttgttgAGTCGGAATCGTTTGAAATCTTCTCAGATCAACCATGTGATAAGGAAAATCTTACGGAGGATGATGAGTACTTGATTCAAATTCTACAGCCAGATGAGTACCTTGATGAAGGTAAGGAGAAGAACTACAGTATGTATACACAGGAAAGGTTAGGTGCTTGTGAAGAAGTGTGTGAGATTGATTCCAAGCGACAAGTGACAGGAAAAGAAAGCAGCAAAACTTATGCTGAAGCTGTAGCTGTTGGACTCGACCTGGGTCAGATCCATGAATGTGCCAAACCAGATGAGGTCCATGAAACTGAAGATTATGGGCCTGGTTTTATGGATGAATGCTTCTTGTTGTATTCTGAGGGCAGGTTTGATGAACTTTGCCACAAAAATGGAGAGGTCATTGAACCCCATGTTGATATGGATGTGCAAGGGTCCTGTGTCGCTGCTGTTCAAGCTTATGGACTTAAAGAAGGGGTTGAAAATGCTTTCGACAGTATATCTGATGATTCCACAGGATTGTGTGCTGTGAAGGACACATTTAAAGGAGCTGAAACTTCAGAATCTCCTGTTGAAGAAAGTACATTGTTGGAAACTGAGGTCAGTCAGGGTTTAACTGAAAATTACACTTCTGAGAACACAGAAAATATACAAGATCTCAGTTCTGTGGTTGAAATCAATGAACTCAAGGAGATAAACTCTGACTTTGATGAAACTGAGGGGGCTCATGGACCTTGTTGTGGAGAGATTGAAACTACTGAAGATGATGAAACAAACCTTTTTGACTTTGAGGATGTTATGGGATGTTCTGAGGAACGTGACGAAGGTAGAGAGACCCCAACTGCTGATCAGCTGGTTTCATTTGCCTCTGGAGAGCAGTCAAAAGCAGAGACTGGCACTCTTTGGGTATCAGATGGTCAGCAAGAGGCCAACACCGAGCCAAAAGACCCCTGTGGGCTTCTTGATCCTCCTGGAGCTGATGGTCTGTCTGAGCAGCACCAGAAAAATGACAAATTAGAGGAACTTATGCATCAAGTTGCAAGAAGTGAAACATCTGAACAAGACACGTTATTTAAGTCCGACCAAAAAAACTGTGAACAGAGTCATTCTTATGAGGAGAGTGATGTATCTGAAGACGAAGAGTACCCAGAGGACTGTGATTGTGAATTCTGTCTTCCACCCAGAGATCAG gTCCCAGCCAAGCCACTTCTTCCACAGATAAAGTCTAAAGATGTAGGGAAGATCTGTGTAGTCATTGATCTGGATGAAACACTAGTCCACAGTTCATTCAAG cCGGTAAACAATGCTGACTTTATCATTCCAGTGGAAATTGATGGAACAGTACATCAG GTGTATGTGTTGAAGAGACCTCATGTTGACGAGTTTCTCAAACGGATGGGTGAACTGTTCGAGTGCGTGTTGTTCACTGCAAGCTTAGCCAAG TATGCTGATCCCGTCTCGGATCTGCTGGACAAGTGGGGAGCTTTCCGAAGCCGTCTTTTCCGGGAATCTTGTGTGTTCCACCGTGGAAATTATGTCAAGGACCTAAGCCGTCTAGGCAGGGATCTTAACAAAGTCATCATTGTGGACAACTCGCCAGCCTCCTACATCTTCCACCCAGACAATGCT GTACCTGTAGCCTCCTGGTTTGATGACATGTCTGACACAGAGCTGCTGGATCTCATCCCTTTCTTTGAGAGACTGAGTAAAGTGGATAATGTCTACACTGTGCTGAAGCAGCAGAGGACTACTAGCTAG
- the LOC113053699 gene encoding carboxy-terminal domain RNA polymerase II polypeptide A small phosphatase 1-like isoform X2: MDHPSSSIITQVSRDEEASAPLRDGGASPHAASSSKKPRSRGIFHSLFCCLCHDETDHVPVNNNAPLLVEENGTTSKVPAKPLLPQIKSKDVGKICVVIDLDETLVHSSFKPVNNADFIIPVEIDGTVHQVYVLKRPHVDEFLKRMGELFECVLFTASLAKYADPVSDLLDKWGAFRSRLFRESCVFHRGNYVKDLSRLGRDLNKVIIVDNSPASYIFHPDNAVPVASWFDDMSDTELLDLIPFFERLSKVDNVYTVLKQQRTTS, from the exons ATGGACCACCCGTCCTCCTCGATCATAACGCAAGTGAGCAGAGATGAAGAAGCCAGTGCTCCTTTACGGGACGGAG GTGCCTCTCCACATGCTGCATCCTCATCGAAGAAACCCCGCAGTCGTGGTATTTTCCACAGTCTCTTCTGCTGCCTTTGTCATGACGAAACGGATCACGTGCCTGTCAATAACAACGCCCCGCTGCTGGTGGAAGAGAATGGAACCACCTCAAAA gTCCCAGCCAAGCCACTTCTTCCACAGATAAAGTCTAAAGATGTAGGGAAGATCTGTGTAGTCATTGATCTGGATGAAACACTAGTCCACAGTTCATTCAAG cCGGTAAACAATGCTGACTTTATCATTCCAGTGGAAATTGATGGAACAGTACATCAG GTGTATGTGTTGAAGAGACCTCATGTTGACGAGTTTCTCAAACGGATGGGTGAACTGTTCGAGTGCGTGTTGTTCACTGCAAGCTTAGCCAAG TATGCTGATCCCGTCTCGGATCTGCTGGACAAGTGGGGAGCTTTCCGAAGCCGTCTTTTCCGGGAATCTTGTGTGTTCCACCGTGGAAATTATGTCAAGGACCTAAGCCGTCTAGGCAGGGATCTTAACAAAGTCATCATTGTGGACAACTCGCCAGCCTCCTACATCTTCCACCCAGACAATGCT GTACCTGTAGCCTCCTGGTTTGATGACATGTCTGACACAGAGCTGCTGGATCTCATCCCTTTCTTTGAGAGACTGAGTAAAGTGGATAATGTCTACACTGTGCTGAAGCAGCAGAGGACTACTAGCTAG